In one Streptomyces marincola genomic region, the following are encoded:
- a CDS encoding acetolactate synthase large subunit, with product MTEQATGAPKPQPRAPRGGAPQPTTVADVTGAQSLIRSLEAVGADTVFGIPGGAILPAYDPMMDSTAVRHILVRHEQGAGHAATGYAQATGKVGVCMATSGPGATNLVTPIADAHMDSVPLVAITGQVASKTIGTDAFQEADICGITLPITKHNFLVTDPAEIPRTIAEAFHIAATGRPGPVLVDIAKDALQSRTTFSWPPAHDLPGYRPVSRPHAKQIREAARLIAEARRPVLYVGGGVVKARAAAELRELAELTGAPVTTTLMALGAFPDSHPQHVGMPGMHGAVTAVTALQKADLIVALGARFDDRVTGRIDSFAPLAKVVHADIDPAEIGKNRLADVPIVGDVKDVMADLTAALRGDEAAEARGPAARERYATWWDQLNRWRSTYPLGYDLPEDGTLSPQQVIERIGRLAPEDTVYTAGVGQHQMWAAHYLPFERPGTWLNSGGLGTMGYAVPAALGAKAGRPEATVWAIDGDGCFQMTNQELVTAALNGIPIKVAIINNGALGMVRQWQTLFYNQRYSNTVLREGPGADGTATSTGTRVPDFVKLAEAMGCVGLRCEEPGQLDAVIEKANSINDRPVVVDFIVHEDAMVWPMVAAGTSNDEVMAARGVRPDFSDADD from the coding sequence ATGACCGAGCAGGCCACCGGGGCGCCCAAGCCGCAGCCGCGAGCACCCCGAGGCGGAGCGCCGCAGCCCACCACCGTCGCGGACGTGACGGGCGCCCAGTCCCTCATCCGTTCCCTCGAAGCGGTGGGTGCCGACACCGTCTTCGGTATCCCCGGTGGCGCGATCCTGCCCGCCTACGACCCGATGATGGACTCCACGGCGGTCCGCCACATCCTCGTCCGCCACGAGCAGGGCGCGGGGCACGCCGCGACGGGGTACGCGCAGGCCACCGGCAAGGTGGGCGTCTGCATGGCCACCTCGGGCCCCGGCGCGACCAACCTGGTCACCCCCATCGCGGACGCGCACATGGACTCGGTGCCGCTGGTGGCCATCACGGGCCAGGTCGCGAGCAAGACGATCGGCACCGACGCCTTCCAGGAAGCCGACATCTGCGGCATCACCCTGCCGATCACCAAGCACAACTTCCTGGTCACCGACCCCGCGGAGATCCCGCGCACCATCGCCGAGGCGTTCCACATCGCCGCCACGGGCCGCCCCGGGCCCGTCCTGGTCGACATCGCCAAGGACGCGCTCCAGAGCCGCACCACCTTCTCCTGGCCGCCCGCCCACGACCTGCCGGGCTACCGCCCGGTCAGCCGCCCGCACGCCAAGCAGATCCGCGAGGCGGCCCGGCTGATCGCCGAGGCCAGGCGCCCGGTGCTCTACGTGGGCGGCGGCGTCGTGAAGGCCCGGGCCGCCGCCGAGCTGAGGGAGCTGGCCGAGCTGACCGGCGCCCCCGTGACCACGACCCTGATGGCGCTGGGCGCGTTCCCCGACAGCCACCCGCAGCACGTCGGCATGCCCGGCATGCACGGTGCCGTCACGGCCGTCACCGCGCTCCAGAAGGCCGACCTGATCGTCGCGCTCGGCGCCCGTTTCGACGACCGCGTCACCGGCCGCATCGACTCCTTCGCCCCCCTCGCCAAGGTCGTGCACGCCGACATCGACCCGGCCGAGATCGGCAAGAACCGGCTGGCCGACGTCCCGATCGTCGGCGACGTCAAGGACGTCATGGCCGACCTGACCGCCGCCCTGCGCGGCGACGAGGCCGCCGAGGCCCGCGGCCCCGCGGCCCGCGAGCGCTACGCCACCTGGTGGGACCAGCTCAACCGCTGGCGCAGCACCTACCCGCTCGGCTACGACCTGCCGGAGGACGGCACCCTCTCCCCGCAGCAGGTCATCGAGCGCATCGGCCGGCTCGCCCCCGAGGACACCGTCTACACGGCGGGAGTCGGCCAGCACCAGATGTGGGCCGCCCACTACCTGCCGTTCGAACGCCCCGGCACGTGGCTCAACTCAGGCGGCCTCGGCACCATGGGCTACGCCGTGCCCGCCGCGCTCGGCGCCAAGGCCGGCCGCCCCGAGGCCACGGTGTGGGCCATCGACGGCGACGGCTGCTTCCAGATGACCAACCAGGAACTGGTCACCGCCGCCCTCAACGGCATCCCCATCAAGGTCGCCATCATCAACAACGGCGCGCTCGGCATGGTCAGGCAGTGGCAGACCCTGTTCTACAACCAGCGCTACTCCAACACCGTGCTGCGCGAGGGCCCGGGCGCCGACGGGACCGCCACGAGCACCGGCACCCGCGTTCCCGACTTCGTCAAGCTGGCGGAGGCCATGGGCTGCGTGGGGCTGCGCTGCGAGGAGCCGGGCCAGCTCGACGCCGTCATCGAGAAGGCCAACTCCATCAACGACCGCCCCGTGGTCGTCGACTTCATCGTCCACGAGGACGCCATGGTCTGGCCGATGGTCGCGGCCGGCACCTCCAACGACGAGGTCATGGCGGCCCGCGGGGTCCGCCCGGACTTCAGCGACGCCGACGACTGA
- the serA gene encoding phosphoglycerate dehydrogenase, with translation MSKPVVLIAEELSPATVDALGPDFEIRHCDGADRADLLGAIADVDAVLIRSATRIDAEAVAAARRLKVVARAGVGLDNVDVPAATKAGVMVVNAPTSNIVTAAELACGLIISTARNIPQANAALKKGEWKRSKYTGVELAEKTLGVVGLGRIGVLVAQRMAAFGMDVVAYDPYVQPARAAQMGVKLMSLDELLAASDFITVHLPKTPETLGLIGDEALHKVKPSVRIINAARGGIVDEAALLSALKEGRVAGAGLDVYASEPCTDSPLFEFDTVIGTPHLGASTGEAQEKAGIAVAKSVRLALAGELVPDAVNVQGGVIAEDVRPGLPLAEKLGRIFTALAGEVALRLDVEVRGEITQHDVKILELSALKGVFEDVVAETVSYVNAPLFAQERGVEVRLTTSSESTDHRNLITVRGTLTGGEVVSVAGTLAGPKFQQKIVGIGEHTVDLAVADHMAFLRYTDRPGVVGTLGRILGEAGINIAGMQVARAEEGGEALIALTVDGIIPPQVLSEIAAEIGATSARGVDLTD, from the coding sequence GTGAGCAAGCCCGTCGTACTTATCGCTGAAGAGCTTTCGCCCGCCACAGTCGACGCCCTGGGGCCCGATTTCGAGATCCGCCACTGCGACGGCGCCGACCGCGCGGACCTGCTCGGCGCCATCGCCGACGTCGACGCCGTCCTCATCCGCAGCGCCACCAGGATCGACGCCGAGGCCGTGGCAGCGGCCCGCCGGCTCAAGGTCGTCGCCCGCGCGGGCGTCGGCCTCGACAACGTGGACGTCCCGGCCGCCACCAAGGCCGGCGTCATGGTGGTCAACGCGCCCACGTCCAACATCGTGACCGCGGCCGAGCTGGCCTGCGGCCTGATCATCTCCACCGCGCGCAACATCCCGCAGGCCAACGCCGCCCTCAAGAAGGGCGAGTGGAAGCGCAGCAAGTACACCGGCGTCGAGCTGGCGGAGAAGACCCTCGGCGTCGTCGGCCTCGGCCGCATCGGCGTGCTGGTGGCCCAGCGCATGGCCGCGTTCGGCATGGACGTCGTCGCCTACGACCCCTACGTGCAGCCGGCCCGCGCCGCGCAGATGGGCGTCAAGCTGATGTCGCTCGACGAACTGCTCGCCGCGTCCGACTTCATCACCGTCCACCTGCCCAAGACGCCCGAGACCCTGGGTCTCATCGGGGACGAGGCGCTGCACAAGGTGAAGCCCTCGGTCCGCATCATCAACGCGGCCCGCGGCGGCATCGTGGACGAGGCCGCGCTCCTCAGCGCGCTCAAGGAGGGCCGCGTCGCCGGCGCGGGCCTCGACGTCTACGCCAGCGAGCCGTGCACGGACTCGCCGCTGTTCGAGTTCGACACGGTGATCGGCACCCCGCACCTGGGCGCCTCGACCGGCGAGGCCCAGGAGAAGGCGGGCATCGCCGTCGCCAAGTCGGTGCGCCTCGCGCTCGCGGGCGAACTGGTGCCGGACGCCGTGAACGTGCAGGGCGGCGTCATCGCGGAGGACGTCCGTCCCGGGCTGCCCCTCGCCGAGAAGCTGGGCCGCATCTTCACCGCGCTCGCGGGCGAGGTCGCGCTGCGTCTCGACGTCGAGGTCCGCGGCGAGATCACGCAGCACGACGTCAAGATCCTCGAACTGTCCGCGCTCAAGGGCGTCTTCGAGGATGTCGTCGCCGAGACGGTCTCCTACGTGAACGCCCCGCTGTTCGCGCAGGAGCGCGGCGTCGAGGTCCGGCTGACCACCAGCTCGGAGTCGACCGACCACAGGAACCTGATCACGGTGCGCGGGACCCTCACGGGCGGCGAGGTGGTCTCCGTGGCCGGCACGCTGGCCGGTCCCAAGTTCCAGCAGAAGATCGTCGGCATCGGTGAGCACACGGTCGACCTGGCCGTCGCTGACCACATGGCGTTCCTGCGCTACACCGACCGCCCCGGCGTGGTCGGTACGCTCGGCCGCATCCTCGGCGAGGCCGGCATCAACATCGCGGGGATGCAGGTCGCCCGCGCCGAGGAGGGCGGCGAGGCACTGATCGCCCTCACCGTCGACGGCATCATCCCGCCGCAGGTCCTCTCGGAGATCGCCGCGGAGATCGGCGCGACGTCCGCCCGCGGCGTCGACCTGACCGACTGA
- a CDS encoding putative bifunctional diguanylate cyclase/phosphodiesterase — translation MHRRRDKWCLPHGRGTALLSGPLPQLALAAVCAGYAAGALLGWGSPRVAAAMGDFGLAAAAFLAAGSCLWYARDRAGEFRTAWVLFGASSMMMGLGNAIWGWYEVVLGRAVPRLSAADLCFLMFAPLAIIGLLMLAKRPVTRAGWVCLGLDAWLIGGSMMTLSWSVALAQAAERQGETVTRAALALAYPLLDIALVSMVLVLHFRRSATHRPPINAAIAALALTVLCDALFTSPMLREQYSSGQLLDAGWFAGSLLLAWAPWMASRLPAEGRAEGPEERDEPPAGDPGRPGGPGVPRHPEGRGGHALGSPLAGLAPYLAAAVCVLSILFTVFSGRHVDRVVVFAACAVVLALLVRQGITLMDNVSLTRELAHKENYFRSLVQGSSDVIMIADPDGSLRYVSPAASGVYGRDAERLTGSALSALIHPDDFGRVQHELHRFLSVPAARESATRIECRVRHGAGHWLNVESSVKRHEGGLIFNTRDVTERVRLQAQLQHSASHDSLTDLPNRALFIERVRLALGGGGGPDAAVLYIDLDGFKQVNDSAGHQVGDELLIQAAQRLRESVRAGDTTARLGGDEFAALITGDPGGETQPREYRILEIAERVRTALGRPYRIDGRQIRVAASIGIAFAEPGASPAALMRRADLAMYRAKQSGKGRVELYDPQLQAEAVRRTELADRLGRALDAGEFMLLHQPIVELADGRVAAVCAQARWHSAHGHLSTPLEFLRGGPRQLPAATDPEDGSAAEVTGWLLEQTVTEAARRHRTGLTVPVSVRVPSGRLADRALGVRGVETLLGRHGLPPEALMIELPEADSVLASGELRRRLTDLSRLGVGIALGGFGSGGTAAAALHRLPVDLVRLDGELVDGVLDSAPLSTIAAGLLRMAADLGIDSLADGVDRPEQAVALRALGCRRGQGLAFSEPLEPGSLRRVLDAGRLPVPPDPARLAAQRPGHDAARHSRPAADSTPSSAAPT, via the coding sequence ATGCACCGTCGACGGGACAAGTGGTGTCTGCCGCACGGACGCGGGACCGCGCTGCTCAGCGGCCCCCTCCCGCAGCTCGCGCTGGCCGCGGTCTGCGCGGGCTACGCGGCGGGGGCCCTGCTCGGCTGGGGATCGCCGCGGGTGGCCGCCGCCATGGGCGATTTCGGCCTGGCCGCCGCCGCCTTCCTGGCCGCGGGGTCCTGCCTGTGGTACGCGCGGGACCGCGCCGGGGAGTTCCGCACCGCGTGGGTCCTCTTCGGCGCCTCCTCGATGATGATGGGCCTCGGCAACGCCATCTGGGGCTGGTACGAGGTCGTGCTCGGCCGCGCGGTACCGCGCCTCTCAGCGGCCGACCTGTGCTTCCTGATGTTCGCGCCGCTGGCCATCATCGGCCTCCTCATGCTGGCGAAACGGCCGGTCACCCGCGCCGGCTGGGTCTGCCTCGGCCTCGACGCCTGGCTCATCGGCGGCTCGATGATGACGCTCTCCTGGAGCGTCGCCCTGGCCCAGGCCGCGGAGCGGCAGGGGGAGACCGTCACCCGCGCGGCGCTCGCGCTCGCCTATCCGTTACTCGACATCGCCCTGGTCAGCATGGTGCTGGTGCTGCACTTCCGGCGCAGCGCCACCCACCGCCCCCCGATCAACGCCGCCATCGCCGCGCTCGCCCTGACGGTGCTGTGCGACGCGCTGTTCACCTCGCCCATGCTGCGCGAGCAGTACAGCTCGGGGCAGTTGCTCGACGCCGGCTGGTTCGCGGGGTCGCTGCTGCTCGCCTGGGCGCCCTGGATGGCCTCGCGCCTCCCGGCCGAGGGCCGCGCCGAAGGACCGGAGGAGCGCGACGAGCCGCCCGCGGGGGACCCCGGGCGGCCGGGCGGGCCGGGCGTCCCGCGGCACCCCGAGGGCCGGGGCGGCCACGCGCTCGGCAGCCCCCTGGCCGGGCTCGCCCCCTATCTCGCCGCGGCGGTGTGCGTGCTCAGCATCCTGTTCACCGTCTTCAGCGGGCGCCACGTGGACCGCGTCGTGGTCTTCGCCGCCTGCGCCGTCGTGCTCGCGCTGCTGGTCCGCCAGGGCATCACCCTCATGGACAACGTGTCGCTGACCCGGGAGCTGGCCCACAAGGAGAACTACTTCAGGTCACTGGTGCAGGGATCGAGCGACGTCATCATGATCGCGGACCCCGACGGCAGCCTGCGCTACGTCAGTCCCGCCGCGAGCGGCGTGTACGGCCGGGACGCGGAGCGGCTGACCGGCAGCGCCCTGTCGGCCCTCATCCACCCCGACGACTTCGGACGCGTCCAGCACGAGCTGCACCGGTTCCTGTCCGTCCCGGCCGCCAGGGAGTCGGCCACCCGGATCGAGTGCCGGGTCAGGCACGGGGCCGGCCACTGGCTGAACGTCGAATCCAGCGTGAAGCGCCACGAGGGCGGTCTGATCTTCAACACCAGGGACGTCACCGAGCGGGTGCGGCTCCAGGCCCAGCTCCAGCACAGCGCCTCGCACGACTCGCTCACCGACCTGCCCAACCGAGCCCTGTTCATCGAACGCGTCCGGCTGGCGCTCGGCGGCGGTGGCGGCCCGGACGCCGCCGTCCTCTACATCGACCTCGACGGCTTCAAGCAGGTCAACGACTCGGCCGGGCACCAGGTCGGCGACGAGCTGCTGATCCAGGCCGCCCAGCGGCTGCGCGAGTCCGTGCGGGCCGGGGACACGACCGCGCGCCTCGGCGGGGACGAGTTCGCCGCGCTCATCACCGGCGACCCCGGCGGCGAGACGCAGCCGAGGGAGTACCGCATCCTGGAGATCGCCGAGCGGGTGCGCACGGCACTCGGCCGGCCCTACCGGATCGACGGGCGGCAGATCCGCGTGGCCGCCAGCATCGGCATCGCCTTCGCCGAGCCGGGCGCCAGCCCGGCCGCCCTGATGCGCCGGGCCGACCTCGCGATGTACCGGGCCAAGCAGTCGGGCAAGGGCCGCGTCGAGCTGTACGACCCGCAGCTCCAGGCCGAGGCGGTGCGCCGCACCGAGCTGGCGGACCGGCTGGGCCGAGCCCTGGACGCCGGGGAGTTCATGCTCCTGCACCAGCCCATCGTCGAACTGGCCGACGGCCGGGTCGCCGCCGTCTGCGCCCAGGCCCGCTGGCACTCGGCGCACGGCCACCTCTCCACCCCGCTTGAGTTCCTCCGCGGCGGCCCCCGGCAGCTGCCCGCCGCCACCGACCCCGAGGACGGCAGCGCGGCCGAGGTCACGGGCTGGCTCCTGGAGCAGACCGTCACCGAGGCGGCGCGGCGGCACCGCACGGGACTGACCGTTCCGGTCAGCGTGCGGGTGCCGAGCGGCCGGCTCGCGGACCGGGCCCTCGGCGTCCGCGGCGTGGAGACCCTGCTGGGGCGCCACGGCCTGCCCCCCGAGGCGCTGATGATCGAGCTGCCGGAAGCCGACTCCGTGCTCGCCTCGGGCGAGCTGCGCCGCCGCCTGACCGACCTCAGCCGGCTCGGCGTCGGCATCGCGCTCGGCGGGTTCGGCAGCGGCGGCACGGCTGCCGCGGCCCTGCACCGGCTCCCCGTCGACCTCGTCCGGCTCGACGGCGAGCTGGTGGACGGCGTTCTGGACTCGGCTCCGCTGAGCACCATCGCCGCCGGACTGCTGCGCATGGCCGCCGACCTCGGGATCGACTCGCTCGCCGACGGCGTCGACCGGCCGGAGCAGGCCGTTGCCCTGCGGGCACTGGGCTGCCGGCGCGGCCAGGGACTCGCGTTCAGCGAGCCGCTCGAACCGGGCAGCCTGCGCCGGGTGCTCGACGCGGGCCGGCTGCCCGTCCCGCCGGACCCGGCCCGCCTCGCGGCGCAGCGCCCCGGGCACGACGCCGCCCGGCACTCGCGCCCGGCGGCCGATTCCACTCCTTCGTCCGCCGCGCCCACATAG
- the ilvN gene encoding acetolactate synthase small subunit, whose protein sequence is MSKHTLSVLVENKPGVLARITSLFSRRNFNIDSLAVGTTEHPEVSRITIVVSVEELPLEQVTKQLNKLVNVLKIVELDPSAAVHRELVLVKVRADNDTRSQIVEIVQLFRAKTVDVAPEAVTIEATGSSDKLEAMLRMLEPFGIKELVQSGAIAIGRGSRSITDRSLRALERTA, encoded by the coding sequence ATGTCGAAACACACCCTCTCCGTCCTCGTGGAGAACAAGCCGGGCGTCCTGGCACGGATCACCTCGCTGTTCTCCCGGCGCAACTTCAACATCGACTCCCTCGCGGTCGGCACCACGGAGCACCCCGAGGTCTCGCGGATCACGATCGTGGTCAGCGTCGAGGAACTGCCGCTCGAACAGGTCACGAAGCAGCTCAACAAGCTCGTCAACGTGCTGAAGATCGTCGAGCTCGACCCGTCCGCGGCCGTGCACAGGGAACTCGTCCTGGTGAAGGTGCGCGCCGACAACGACACCAGGTCGCAGATCGTCGAGATCGTGCAGCTGTTCCGCGCCAAGACGGTCGACGTCGCTCCCGAGGCGGTCACCATCGAGGCCACGGGAAGCAGCGACAAGCTGGAGGCCATGCTCCGCATGCTGGAGCCGTTCGGCATCAAGGAACTGGTGCAGTCCGGCGCCATCGCCATCGGCCGCGGCTCCCGGTCCATCACCGACCGGTCGCTGCGGGCCCTGGAGCGGACCGCATAG
- the ilvC gene encoding ketol-acid reductoisomerase has translation MAELFYDDDADLSIIQGRKVAVLGYGSQGHAHALSLRDSGVDVRVGLHEGSTSRVKAEEQGLRVTTPAEAAAEADVIMILVPDPIQAKVYEESVRGNLKEGDALFFGHGFNIRFGFIKPPAGVDVCMVAPKGPGHLVRRQYEEGRGVPCIAAVEQDATGKAFALALSYAKAIGGTRAGVIKTTFTEETETDLFGEQAVLCGGTSALVKAGFETLVEAGYQPEIAYFECLHELKLIVDLMYEGGLEKMRWSISETAEWGDYVSGPRLINADTKAEMKRILAEIQDGSFARNWMAEYSAGLPKYNEYKKADGDHLLETTGKELRKLMSWVDEEA, from the coding sequence GTGGCCGAGCTGTTCTACGACGACGACGCCGACCTGTCCATCATCCAGGGCCGCAAGGTGGCGGTCCTCGGCTACGGCAGCCAGGGGCACGCCCACGCGCTGTCCCTGCGCGACTCGGGCGTCGACGTCCGGGTCGGCCTGCACGAAGGCTCCACGTCGCGGGTGAAGGCCGAGGAGCAGGGCCTGCGCGTCACCACCCCGGCCGAGGCGGCGGCCGAGGCCGACGTGATCATGATCCTGGTGCCCGACCCGATCCAGGCCAAGGTGTACGAGGAGTCGGTGCGCGGCAACCTCAAGGAGGGCGACGCGCTCTTCTTCGGCCACGGGTTCAACATCCGGTTCGGCTTCATCAAGCCCCCGGCCGGCGTCGACGTGTGCATGGTCGCCCCGAAGGGCCCGGGCCACCTGGTGCGCCGCCAGTACGAGGAGGGCCGCGGCGTTCCGTGCATCGCGGCGGTCGAGCAGGACGCCACGGGCAAGGCGTTCGCGCTCGCCCTGTCCTACGCCAAGGCCATCGGGGGCACCCGGGCCGGCGTCATCAAGACGACGTTCACCGAGGAGACCGAGACCGACCTCTTCGGCGAGCAGGCCGTGCTGTGCGGCGGCACCTCCGCGCTGGTGAAGGCGGGCTTCGAGACCCTGGTCGAGGCCGGATACCAGCCGGAGATCGCCTACTTCGAGTGCCTGCACGAGCTGAAGCTCATCGTCGACCTCATGTACGAGGGCGGTCTGGAGAAGATGCGCTGGTCGATCTCCGAGACCGCCGAGTGGGGCGACTACGTGTCCGGCCCCCGCCTCATCAACGCCGACACCAAGGCCGAGATGAAGCGCATTCTGGCCGAGATCCAGGACGGCAGCTTCGCCCGCAACTGGATGGCCGAGTACAGCGCGGGCCTGCCCAAGTACAACGAGTACAAGAAGGCCGACGGCGACCACCTGCTCGAAACCACGGGCAAGGAACTGCGCAAGCTCATGAGCTGGGTCGACGAAGAAGCCTGA